The genomic region GACAGTTGAAATTAAGCCCGATCCTTACATATGTCTTCTCTTACTGGCAAACCTGTCTCATTTTGGATTGATTCAACTGCTACAACCCAATACCCCGCTCTTCCGAACGATATCGCCGTTGATGTGGCGATTGTTGGTGCGGGCATTATCGGAATTACTGCCGCAGTCCGTCTCAAGCAGGCGGGAAAAACTGTTGCTCTGATTGAGTCCAAACACCTTTCTACCGGTGCAAGCGGTCACACCACCGCGAAAATAACATCGCTTCACAGCTTAATTTACGCCGATCTGATTAAGGATCTGGGAGAAGAAAAAGCCCGTCTTTACGCAGAATCCAATGAAGCGGGAATCGCACAGGTGGTGGAGTGGATCGAACAAGAGCAGATCGACTGCGACTTCAGCCGTCAAAATGCTTACACCTTTGCCGAATCAACCGAGAATGTGGATAAGGTTGAAGCAGAAGCAAAAGCCGCGATTTCTTTGGGTTTGCCCGCTTCTTTCGTGAAAGATACCACCCTTCCCTTTCCCATTGCGGGGGCGGTGAAATTCGAGAATCAAGCCCAATTCCACGTTCGGAAATACCTGCTGCACCTCGCAAAAAAAATTCCCGGCGAAGGGAGTTATATTTTTGAGAATACGCAAGTTCGGGGGGTGGAAAACGGCACGCCTTGTACGATTGAAACGGATCGCGGAACCTTGAGCGCCCAGGAGGTTATTCTCGCAAGCAATCTCCCCATGCTCGATCGCGGACTCTTTTTTGCCAAATCCTATCCCAAACGCTCCTACATCGTCGGTGCGTCCATCGCGCGCGATCGCGCCCCAGAAGGAATGTTTATCGGTACGGGGGAAAATTATCGTTCGATCCGAACAACCCCCTATAACGGCGACGTACTCCTGCTGATTGGCGGCGAAGGGCATAAGGTGGGCGAAGAAACTCAAACTGAAGAAAATTATCGCAAACTAGAAGACTATGCGCGCGATCGCTTCGGGATCGATACCTGCGACTATCGTTGGTCGAGTCAGGATATGGTGTCCTTTGATAATCTGCCCTACATCGGCAACCTAACCCCAGCCGATAATCATGTTTACGTTGCTACGGGGATGAGCCTCTGGGGGATGAGTAAAGGCACGATGGCGGGAATGCTCCTGTCCGATCTCATTTTGGGGATTGAAAACCCCTGGGCGGAACTCTACGACTCCCTACGAGCCACCCCCTTCGTCTCTCAAACCTCCATCAAAGAAAATATGGATGTTGCTATCCGTTGGGTGGGCGATCGCGTCAAAGGATTAAATAAAGACCTCTCCGACGTGGCAAAAGGTGAAGGAAAGCTCGTGACCGTTGACGGAGACAAAGTTGCAGCCTATCGCGACGAATCCGGAACCCTGCATACCGTCTCTGCCCTCTGTACCCACCTCAACTGTATTGTCAACTGGAACAGTGCCGAGAAAAGTTGGGACTGTCCCTGTCATGGCGGACGGTTCAGTTGTGACGGGAAGGTTCTTAACGGGCCTCCCCTGGCAGACCTCGAAAAAGTCGATCTGAGCTGATATAGCAAAAGTGAAAGGCTTGATGGTTCAAGCTTTGGGGCTTCGGCTGTTATCCTAACCGATTGAGTGCTGAGAGCTGATAGTTCAGTGCTTACTGCTAAAACAAACGGGAGTTCGCCATTTTCTTGAAAAATTGCCCCCGCGACAAACGATCGCGCATTAAAATAGCGTCATGTTTTCGTACCCAAAAATTACTCAAGATTAATGAATACTCCCGTTTATAAATCCGTCTCCCGCGCAATTGCAGTATTAACTGGCATTATCGGCATCAGCGCAAGCAGTCTTCCCGTGCAAGCCGAAATTAGTGGCAACCCCGCCACAAACAGCATAGAGATCGCCCAAGCAACGAATTCCAATATCGTTGAGGCTGCCAAAAACAGCAGCCAATTCAGCACTCTCGCCGATCTCATTCAAACCGCCGGACTCGCCAATACCCTTGCCGGAGATGGCCCCTTCACCGTATTTGCGCCCAATAACGCAGCCTTCAACGCATTGCCCGAAGAAACCATCAACGCGCTCAAAATGCCAGAAAATCGCGATTTATTGGTCGAAATCCTGAAATATCACGTCGTTCCGGGCCGAGTTCCCGCAAGTGCATTGCGCACGGGAGCCGTAGATACGCTCAATGGCGGTTTAGCCGTTCGCGTCAACCCAGACGGCGTTGTGGTGAACGATGGTAGCGTTGTTACCCCCGACATTCCCGCCAGCAATGGTCTGATTCACGAAGTCAATCGGGTTATGATACCGTCTTCGGTGCGCGATCGTCTCGCGGCGAGAATGCCCGTTCGAGGATTGTGGTAATTGAGGTAGCGCTTTAGCGCAACAGGGGAAGGGGGTTTGGAGTTCAAAATTCAGAATTCAGAATTGAATCTGATGACTGAAGTGGCTCCCCCAGCTTCCCCAGCTCCCCGCTATTCCCCCTCTCCGCGTC from Lusitaniella coriacea LEGE 07157 harbors:
- a CDS encoding FAD-dependent oxidoreductase encodes the protein MSSLTGKPVSFWIDSTATTQYPALPNDIAVDVAIVGAGIIGITAAVRLKQAGKTVALIESKHLSTGASGHTTAKITSLHSLIYADLIKDLGEEKARLYAESNEAGIAQVVEWIEQEQIDCDFSRQNAYTFAESTENVDKVEAEAKAAISLGLPASFVKDTTLPFPIAGAVKFENQAQFHVRKYLLHLAKKIPGEGSYIFENTQVRGVENGTPCTIETDRGTLSAQEVILASNLPMLDRGLFFAKSYPKRSYIVGASIARDRAPEGMFIGTGENYRSIRTTPYNGDVLLLIGGEGHKVGEETQTEENYRKLEDYARDRFGIDTCDYRWSSQDMVSFDNLPYIGNLTPADNHVYVATGMSLWGMSKGTMAGMLLSDLILGIENPWAELYDSLRATPFVSQTSIKENMDVAIRWVGDRVKGLNKDLSDVAKGEGKLVTVDGDKVAAYRDESGTLHTVSALCTHLNCIVNWNSAEKSWDCPCHGGRFSCDGKVLNGPPLADLEKVDLS
- a CDS encoding fasciclin domain-containing protein, with translation MNTPVYKSVSRAIAVLTGIIGISASSLPVQAEISGNPATNSIEIAQATNSNIVEAAKNSSQFSTLADLIQTAGLANTLAGDGPFTVFAPNNAAFNALPEETINALKMPENRDLLVEILKYHVVPGRVPASALRTGAVDTLNGGLAVRVNPDGVVVNDGSVVTPDIPASNGLIHEVNRVMIPSSVRDRLAARMPVRGLW